Proteins encoded within one genomic window of Ideonella dechloratans:
- the zapE gene encoding cell division protein ZapE yields MSVRQLYEQLLAENGFQADEAQLRAVAALERCENEWTAYKARRRNAITKALVKPPIPRGVYMYGGVGRGKSFLMDCFYRAVPLTRKTRLHFHEFMREVHRQLQELKGRQNPLEELGARIARRYRLICFDEFHVADVTDAMILYRLLESLFAHRVSIVTTSNFHPDGLYPNGLHRDRILPAIELLKANLEVINVDAGIDYRRRTLEQVDLYHTPLGPEAEAAMAKTFDDLAEVPDEDPVLNIEHRELKARRRAGGVIWFDFQTLCGGPRSQNDYLELASRFHTLLLSGVPQMPPRLASEARRFTLLVDVLYDRRVKLVVSAATPAEQLYTDGPLAHEFPRTVSRLNEMRSAEYLALERRMVDTSLT; encoded by the coding sequence ATGAGCGTTCGTCAGCTGTACGAGCAACTGCTCGCCGAGAACGGCTTCCAGGCCGACGAGGCCCAACTGCGGGCCGTGGCCGCGCTCGAGCGCTGCGAAAACGAGTGGACCGCCTACAAGGCCCGCCGCCGCAACGCGATCACCAAGGCCCTGGTCAAGCCGCCCATTCCGCGCGGCGTCTACATGTACGGCGGGGTGGGGCGGGGCAAGAGCTTCCTGATGGACTGCTTCTACCGCGCCGTGCCGCTGACCCGCAAGACGCGGCTGCACTTCCACGAGTTCATGCGCGAGGTGCACCGGCAGTTGCAGGAGCTCAAGGGTCGCCAGAACCCGCTGGAGGAACTGGGCGCGCGCATCGCCCGGCGCTACCGGTTGATCTGCTTTGACGAGTTCCATGTGGCTGACGTGACGGATGCGATGATCCTCTATCGGCTGCTGGAGTCGCTGTTCGCGCACCGGGTGTCCATCGTCACCACGTCGAACTTCCACCCCGATGGCCTGTATCCCAACGGCCTGCACCGCGATCGCATCCTGCCGGCCATCGAGCTGCTCAAGGCCAATCTGGAAGTGATCAACGTCGATGCCGGCATCGACTACCGGCGCCGCACCCTGGAGCAGGTGGATCTGTATCACACGCCCCTGGGGCCTGAGGCCGAGGCGGCCATGGCCAAGACCTTCGACGATCTGGCCGAGGTGCCCGACGAAGACCCGGTGCTGAACATCGAGCACCGGGAGCTGAAGGCCCGTCGGCGCGCGGGAGGCGTGATCTGGTTCGACTTCCAGACCCTGTGCGGTGGGCCGCGCTCGCAGAACGATTACCTGGAGTTGGCCTCGCGCTTTCACACCCTGCTGCTGTCGGGCGTGCCGCAGATGCCGCCGCGTCTGGCTTCGGAAGCCAGGCGTTTCACGCTGCTGGTGGATGTACTCTACGACCGCCGGGTCAAGCTGGTGGTTTCGGCGGCCACGCCGGCCGAGCAGCTCTACACCGACGGCCCGCTGGCCCATGAATTCCCGCGCACCGTGTCGCGCCTGAACGAGATGCGTTCGGCCGAGTACCTGGCGCTGGAGCGCCGCATGGTCGACACCTCGCTGACCTGA
- the odhB gene encoding 2-oxoglutarate dehydrogenase complex dihydrolipoyllysine-residue succinyltransferase — MAIVEVKVPQLSESVAEATLLQWKKKAGEAVAIDEILIEIETDKVVLEVPAPSAGVITEIVVADGGTVVSDQVIAKIDTEAAAGAVAAPAPAAAAAAPAPAAAAVAAPAATGGSKSDVAMPAAAKLMADNGLAAGSVAGSGKDGRVTKGDVLAVVAGGAKPAAVAAPVAAPVNAAVAKPLPAVAAPVAQNLGDRPEQRVPMSRLRARIAERLVQSQSTNAILTTFNEVNMAPVMEMRKKFQEKFEKEHGVKLGFMSFFVKAAVHALKKYPILNASVDGNDIVYHGYFDIGIAVGSPRGLVVPIIRNADQLTFAEIEKTIATFGQKAKDGKLGLEELTGGTFSISNGGTFGSMLSTPIINPPQSAILGVHATKDRAVVENGQVVVRPMNYLAMSYDHRIIDGREAVLGLVAMKEALEDPARLLFDI; from the coding sequence ATGGCAATCGTAGAAGTCAAGGTTCCGCAGCTGTCCGAATCCGTGGCCGAGGCCACCCTACTGCAATGGAAGAAGAAGGCCGGTGAGGCCGTCGCCATCGACGAGATCCTGATCGAGATCGAGACCGACAAGGTCGTGCTGGAAGTGCCGGCCCCCTCGGCCGGCGTGATCACCGAGATCGTGGTGGCCGATGGCGGCACCGTGGTCAGCGACCAGGTCATCGCCAAGATCGACACCGAAGCCGCCGCCGGTGCGGTGGCCGCACCTGCGCCGGCCGCTGCCGCCGCAGCGCCGGCGCCCGCCGCCGCTGCCGTGGCCGCACCTGCCGCCACCGGTGGCAGCAAGTCCGATGTGGCCATGCCGGCCGCCGCCAAGCTGATGGCCGACAACGGTCTGGCCGCGGGCTCCGTGGCCGGCTCCGGCAAGGATGGCCGTGTCACCAAGGGTGACGTGCTGGCCGTCGTGGCCGGTGGTGCCAAGCCGGCCGCCGTGGCGGCGCCGGTGGCCGCTCCCGTGAACGCTGCCGTCGCCAAGCCCCTGCCGGCGGTGGCCGCCCCCGTGGCCCAGAACCTGGGTGATCGTCCGGAGCAGCGCGTGCCCATGTCGCGCCTGCGCGCCCGCATCGCCGAGCGTCTGGTGCAGTCGCAATCCACCAACGCCATCCTGACCACCTTCAACGAGGTCAACATGGCTCCGGTGATGGAGATGCGCAAGAAGTTCCAGGAGAAGTTCGAGAAGGAACACGGCGTCAAGCTGGGCTTCATGAGCTTCTTCGTCAAGGCGGCCGTGCACGCCCTGAAGAAGTACCCGATCCTGAACGCCTCGGTGGACGGCAACGACATCGTCTACCACGGCTACTTCGACATCGGCATCGCCGTGGGCTCGCCCCGTGGCTTGGTGGTGCCCATCATCCGCAACGCCGACCAGCTGACCTTTGCCGAGATCGAGAAGACCATCGCCACCTTCGGCCAGAAGGCCAAGGACGGCAAGCTGGGGCTGGAAGAGCTGACCGGCGGCACCTTCTCCATCTCCAATGGCGGCACCTTCGGCTCCATGCTGTCGACCCCGATCATCAACCCGCCGCAGTCGGCCATCCTGGGCGTGCATGCCACCAAGGACCGCGCCGTGGTGGAGAACGGTCAGGTCGTGGTGCGCCCGATGAACTACCTGGCCATGTCCTATGACCACCGCATCATCGACGGCCGCGAAGCCGTGCTGGGCCTGGTGGCCATGAAGGAAGCGCTGGAAGACCCGGCCCGCCTGCTGTTTGACATCTGA
- the lpdA gene encoding dihydrolipoyl dehydrogenase yields MSKQFDVVVIGGGPGGYIAAIRAAQLGFNVACIDEWKNAAGGPAPGGTCTNVGCIPSKALLQSSEHFEHATHHFAEHGISTGTVKMDVAKMVARKDTVVKQNNDGILYLFKKNKVSFFHGRGSFAGAKDGAYEVKVAGAAEEVLVAKQVIIATGSNARQLPGAEFDEDLILSNDGALRVGAVPKKLGVIGSGVIGLEMGSVWRRLGAEVTILEAMPTFMGAADEAVAKEALKVFTKQGLKIELGVKIGEVKKGKKSVTLSYANAKGEAQTLEVDKLIVSIGRVPNTVGLNPEAVGLQLDERGAIVVDAECKTNLPGVWAVGDVVRGPMLAHKAEEEGVAVAERIAGQHGHVNFGTIPWVIYTSPEIAWVGKTEQQLKAEGVAYKAGQFPFLANGRARALGDTTGFVKFLADAKTDEILGVHIIGPMASELISEAVVAMEFKASAEDIARICHAHPSLSEATKEAALAVDKRTLNF; encoded by the coding sequence ATGTCCAAGCAATTTGACGTCGTCGTCATCGGCGGCGGCCCCGGTGGCTACATCGCCGCCATCCGTGCGGCCCAGCTGGGCTTCAATGTGGCCTGCATCGACGAGTGGAAGAATGCCGCCGGCGGTCCGGCCCCGGGTGGCACCTGCACCAACGTCGGCTGCATCCCGTCCAAGGCCCTGCTGCAGTCGTCCGAGCATTTCGAGCACGCCACCCACCACTTCGCCGAGCACGGCATCAGCACCGGCACGGTGAAGATGGACGTGGCCAAGATGGTGGCCCGCAAGGACACCGTCGTGAAGCAGAACAACGACGGCATCCTTTACCTGTTCAAGAAGAACAAGGTCAGCTTCTTCCACGGTCGCGGCTCCTTCGCCGGTGCCAAGGACGGTGCCTACGAAGTCAAGGTGGCCGGCGCCGCCGAAGAGGTGTTGGTGGCCAAGCAGGTCATCATCGCCACCGGCTCCAATGCCCGCCAACTGCCGGGGGCCGAGTTCGACGAGGACCTGATCCTGTCCAACGATGGCGCACTGCGCGTCGGCGCCGTGCCGAAGAAGCTGGGCGTGATCGGCTCCGGCGTCATCGGCCTGGAAATGGGCTCGGTCTGGCGTCGTCTGGGCGCCGAGGTGACCATCCTCGAAGCCATGCCGACCTTCATGGGCGCGGCGGACGAAGCGGTGGCCAAGGAGGCCCTGAAGGTCTTCACCAAGCAAGGTCTGAAGATCGAGCTGGGCGTGAAGATCGGCGAGGTCAAGAAGGGCAAGAAGAGCGTCACCCTCAGCTATGCCAACGCCAAGGGCGAGGCCCAGACGCTGGAAGTGGACAAGCTGATCGTCTCGATCGGCCGCGTGCCCAACACCGTCGGTCTGAACCCCGAGGCCGTGGGCCTGCAGCTCGACGAGCGCGGCGCCATCGTCGTCGATGCCGAGTGCAAGACCAACCTGCCGGGCGTCTGGGCGGTGGGCGACGTGGTGCGTGGCCCGATGCTGGCGCACAAGGCCGAGGAAGAGGGCGTGGCGGTGGCCGAGCGCATCGCGGGCCAGCATGGTCACGTCAACTTCGGCACCATCCCCTGGGTCATCTACACCAGCCCGGAGATCGCCTGGGTCGGCAAGACCGAGCAGCAGCTCAAGGCCGAGGGTGTGGCCTACAAGGCGGGCCAGTTCCCCTTCCTGGCCAACGGCCGGGCCCGTGCGCTGGGCGACACCACCGGCTTCGTCAAGTTCCTGGCCGATGCCAAGACCGACGAGATCCTGGGCGTGCACATCATCGGCCCGATGGCCTCGGAGCTGATCTCCGAAGCCGTGGTGGCGATGGAGTTCAAGGCCTCGGCCGAGGACATCGCGCGCATCTGCCACGCCCACCCCAGCCTGAGCGAGGCGACCAAGGAAGCCGCTCTGGCGGTGGACAAGCGCACGCTGAACTTCTGA
- a CDS encoding 2-oxoglutarate dehydrogenase E1 component has product MMQQYRSNSYLFGGNAPYVEEMYEAYLDNPGSVPDNWREYFDALQNVPAVDGTASRDVPHAPVIESFAQRAKSNAFTVKASSTDLAVARKQVHVQSLIAAYRFLGSRWADLDPLKRTERPKIPELEPAFYDLSESDMDIPFSAANTYFSRAEHMTLREIMQALRETYCGTVGAEFMHCTDPTEKRWWQERLESARSKPAFTPEKRKHILDRLTAAEGLERYLHTKYVGQKRFSLEGGESFIASMDELVQHAGEKGVQEIVIGMAHRGRLNVLVNTLGKMPKDLFAEFEHTAPEDLPAGDVKYHQGFSSDVTTIGGPVHLSLSFNPSHLEIVNPVVEGSVKARMDRRGDKEGNQVLPVLVHGDAAFAGQGVVMETLALAQTRGYYTGGTVHIVINNQIGFTTSDPRDTRSTLYCSDVVKMIEAPVLHVNGDDPDAVVWCTQLAMDYRQQFKKDVVVDIICFRKLGHNEQDTPALTQPLMYKKIAQHPGTRKLYGDKLVAQGVLPAGGPDEMVKAFRAAMDAGKHTVDPVLTNFKSKYAVDWSPFLGKKWTDAADTALPLAEIKRLAEKITTVPANFKLHPLVEKVIADRAAMGRGDINVDWGMGEHLAYASLVASGYPVRLSGEDCGRGTFVHRHAVLHDQNRDKFDEGIYIPLQHIAEGQAPFVVIDSILSEEAVLGFEYGYAGSDPNTLTIWEAQFGDFANGAQVVIDQFIAAGEVKWGRANGLTLMLPHGYEGQGPEHSSARLERFMQLAADNNMQVVQPTTASQIFHLLRRQMVRQFRKPLVIMTPKSLLRNKDATSPLSEFTKGEFRTVISEHNAEIDAAKVKRVVACSGKVYYDLIKKRDEKKSHDVAIIRVEQLYPFPHKAFAAEIKKYPNATDIVWCQDEPQNQGAWFFVQHQIHENMLEGQKLGYAGRPASASPAVGYAHLHQEQQKALLDQAFGKLKGFVLSK; this is encoded by the coding sequence ATGATGCAGCAATACAGGTCGAACTCGTACCTGTTCGGGGGGAATGCGCCGTACGTCGAAGAGATGTACGAGGCCTACCTCGACAACCCGGGCTCCGTGCCCGACAACTGGCGCGAGTACTTCGACGCGCTGCAGAACGTCCCCGCCGTCGACGGCACCGCCAGCCGCGATGTGCCCCACGCCCCCGTGATCGAATCCTTCGCCCAACGCGCGAAGTCGAACGCCTTCACGGTCAAGGCCAGCTCCACCGATCTCGCCGTGGCCCGCAAGCAGGTCCACGTCCAGTCGTTGATCGCCGCCTACCGTTTCCTGGGCTCGCGCTGGGCCGACCTGGATCCGCTCAAGCGCACCGAGCGCCCCAAGATTCCCGAACTCGAGCCCGCGTTCTACGACCTGAGCGAGTCCGACATGGACATCCCGTTCAGCGCCGCGAACACCTATTTCTCGCGTGCCGAGCACATGACGCTGCGCGAGATCATGCAGGCGCTGCGTGAAACCTACTGCGGCACCGTCGGCGCGGAGTTCATGCACTGCACGGACCCGACCGAGAAGCGCTGGTGGCAGGAGCGCCTGGAAAGCGCCCGCTCCAAGCCCGCCTTCACGCCCGAGAAGCGCAAGCACATCCTCGACCGCCTGACCGCGGCCGAAGGTCTCGAGCGCTACCTCCACACCAAGTACGTCGGCCAGAAGCGTTTCTCGCTGGAAGGTGGCGAGAGCTTCATCGCCTCGATGGACGAACTGGTCCAGCATGCCGGCGAGAAGGGCGTGCAGGAGATCGTGATCGGCATGGCCCACCGTGGCCGTCTGAACGTGCTGGTCAACACCCTGGGCAAGATGCCCAAGGACCTGTTCGCCGAATTCGAGCACACCGCACCGGAAGATCTGCCGGCCGGTGACGTCAAGTACCACCAGGGCTTCTCCAGCGACGTGACCACCATCGGTGGTCCGGTCCACCTGAGCCTGTCCTTCAACCCCTCGCACCTGGAAATCGTGAACCCGGTGGTCGAGGGCTCGGTCAAGGCCCGCATGGATCGCCGTGGCGACAAGGAAGGCAACCAGGTGCTGCCGGTGCTGGTGCATGGCGATGCCGCCTTCGCCGGCCAGGGCGTGGTGATGGAGACGCTGGCGCTGGCCCAGACCCGCGGCTACTACACCGGCGGCACGGTCCACATCGTCATCAACAACCAGATCGGCTTCACCACCTCCGATCCGCGCGACACCCGTTCGACGCTGTACTGCTCGGACGTGGTCAAGATGATCGAGGCCCCGGTGCTGCACGTGAACGGCGACGATCCGGACGCCGTGGTGTGGTGCACCCAGCTGGCCATGGACTACCGCCAGCAGTTCAAGAAGGATGTCGTCGTCGACATCATCTGCTTCCGCAAGCTGGGCCACAACGAGCAAGACACCCCGGCCCTGACCCAGCCGCTGATGTACAAGAAGATCGCCCAGCACCCGGGCACCCGCAAGCTCTATGGCGACAAGCTGGTCGCCCAGGGCGTGCTGCCGGCTGGCGGACCGGACGAGATGGTCAAGGCCTTCCGCGCCGCGATGGATGCCGGCAAGCACACCGTCGACCCGGTGCTGACCAACTTCAAGAGCAAGTACGCGGTCGATTGGTCGCCCTTCCTTGGCAAGAAGTGGACCGACGCCGCCGACACCGCGCTGCCGCTGGCCGAGATCAAGCGTCTGGCCGAGAAGATCACCACTGTCCCGGCGAACTTCAAGCTGCACCCGCTGGTCGAGAAGGTCATCGCCGACCGCGCGGCCATGGGCCGTGGTGACATCAACGTCGACTGGGGCATGGGCGAGCATCTGGCCTACGCCTCTCTGGTGGCTTCCGGCTATCCGGTGCGCCTGTCGGGTGAGGACTGCGGTCGCGGCACCTTCGTGCACCGTCATGCCGTTCTGCACGACCAGAACCGCGACAAGTTCGACGAAGGCATCTACATCCCGCTGCAGCACATCGCCGAAGGCCAGGCGCCCTTCGTCGTCATCGACTCCATCCTGTCGGAAGAGGCGGTGCTGGGTTTCGAGTACGGCTATGCCGGCTCCGACCCCAACACGCTGACGATCTGGGAAGCCCAGTTCGGCGACTTCGCCAACGGCGCGCAGGTGGTGATCGACCAGTTCATCGCTGCCGGCGAGGTGAAGTGGGGCCGTGCCAACGGCTTGACCCTGATGCTGCCGCACGGCTACGAAGGCCAGGGCCCCGAGCACAGCTCGGCCCGCCTGGAGCGCTTCATGCAGCTGGCGGCCGACAACAACATGCAGGTGGTGCAGCCGACCACGGCCAGCCAGATCTTCCATCTGCTGCGCCGCCAGATGGTGCGCCAGTTCCGCAAGCCGCTGGTCATCATGACCCCGAAGTCGCTGCTGCGGAACAAGGACGCCACCTCGCCGCTGTCGGAGTTCACCAAGGGGGAGTTCCGCACGGTCATCAGCGAGCACAACGCCGAGATCGACGCGGCCAAGGTCAAGCGCGTGGTGGCCTGCTCGGGCAAGGTCTACTACGACCTGATCAAGAAGCGCGACGAGAAGAAGTCGCACGACGTGGCCATCATCCGCGTCGAGCAGCTCTACCCGTTCCCGCACAAGGCCTTCGCCGCCGAGATCAAGAAGTACCCCAACGCGACGGACATCGTGTGGTGCCAGGACGAGCCGCAGAACCAGGGTGCCTGGTTCTTCGTGCAGCACCAGATCCACGAGAACATGCTCGAAGGCCAGAAGCTGGGTTACGCCGGCCGCCCGGCTTCGGCATCGCCCGCCGTCGGCTATGCCCACCTGCACCAGGAACAGCAGAAGGCGCTGCTGGATCAGGCCTTCGGCAAGCTCAAGGGCTTCGTGCTCTCCAAGTAA
- a CDS encoding PP2C family protein-serine/threonine phosphatase: protein MTTTSQGYRITAATGLHKGDRAYQQDQVLILAHPRVPGCALALVADGMGGKSGGRTASDQVVMTAKQVFDRYTPATDDPTEMLRQLVVESHLMIKLTAITADEEPHSTLAAFLVLPDRSAYSAHAGDSRVYHFRGAEMLRRTVDHSYVQRLIDEGKITEAQANTHPQANLLTGCLGTQQDPPVEIAPLDRLEVGDSLLACSDGLWHYLTPRELGAIVSALAPREASEMLIGKARQRARGMGDNLSLALVRFDPIQ from the coding sequence ATGACAACGACATCCCAGGGCTATCGGATCACCGCGGCCACCGGCCTGCACAAGGGGGACCGGGCCTACCAGCAGGACCAGGTGCTCATCCTGGCGCACCCCCGCGTGCCGGGCTGTGCACTGGCCCTGGTGGCCGACGGCATGGGAGGCAAGAGCGGCGGGCGCACCGCCTCCGACCAGGTGGTCATGACGGCCAAGCAGGTGTTCGACCGCTACACGCCGGCCACCGACGACCCCACCGAGATGCTGCGGCAGCTGGTGGTGGAGTCCCACCTGATGATCAAGTTGACCGCGATCACGGCCGACGAGGAGCCCCACAGCACGCTGGCGGCCTTCCTGGTGCTGCCGGACCGCAGCGCCTATTCGGCCCACGCCGGAGACTCCCGGGTCTACCACTTCCGCGGCGCGGAGATGCTGCGGCGCACGGTGGATCACTCCTATGTGCAGCGCCTGATCGACGAAGGCAAGATCACCGAAGCCCAGGCCAACACCCACCCCCAGGCCAACCTGCTGACGGGTTGCCTGGGCACCCAGCAGGACCCCCCGGTGGAGATCGCCCCGCTGGACCGCCTGGAGGTGGGCGACAGCCTGCTGGCCTGCTCCGATGGCCTGTGGCACTACCTGACGCCCCGCGAGTTGGGCGCCATCGTCAGCGCCCTGGCCCCACGGGAAGCCAGCGAGATGCTGATCGGCAAGGCCCGTCAGCGCGCGCGCGGCATGGGCGACAACCTGTCGCTGGCCCTGGTGCGCTTCGACCCGATCCAGTGA
- a CDS encoding YdcH family protein → MAHAELDNRIDGADPLSGPDELTLRRLKKQRLVLRDQIAQLEAMLDPPEPA, encoded by the coding sequence ATGGCACACGCCGAACTGGACAATCGCATCGACGGTGCCGATCCCCTGTCGGGCCCGGATGAGCTGACCCTGCGTCGGCTCAAGAAGCAGCGCCTGGTGCTGCGTGACCAGATCGCCCAGCTGGAGGCGATGCTGGACCCCCCCGAACCCGCCTGA
- a CDS encoding ATP-dependent DNA helicase, giving the protein MSDPAAASSADLVSAVREALSVEGPLAHADDGFMPREPQNRLAQAVAEAIERREALVAEAGTGVGKTYAYLLPVLLSGRRTLVSTATKSLQDQLFFRDLPRLRDILKLPVTVALLKGRASYLCRHRLMLAREGATLPDRYAVRALSRIETWAQATSSGDIGELEGLDERSEVIPLVTSTRDNCLGSECGEYHACHVMKARREAMAADVVVVNHHLFFADLALRDSGVAELLPTVDIAVFDEAHQMVEAGVQFLGQTLGTGQVHDFAQDLLAAGQQQARGQAPWIDIAAVCEQAAKALRLAVAGPHREPKGVLRLRWDEVAGGGRQALLDQGLSGLAEALRVAAAALELVAASSPDFVRLQSRAQALQAQVARFGLETPPERVRWVDLTPHQARLIESPLDIRSMMGEQRAQGHRAWVFTSATLGDDEALSWFSEAAGLDDARKLRVGSPFAYAEHARVYVPPRFPQPNEAAHPVMVGRASAHCAHALGGRTFVLTTTLRAMRTVAEALQKELESLGSSLEVLVQGSAAKRSLLQRFQEGRCVLVGSASFWEGIDVPGEALQCVVIDKLPFPPPNDPLVEARVRQLKSQGRDAFNDYFVAEAAIALKQGAGRLIRTETDRGLLVLCDVRLLQARYGGRLLSALPPMTMLSSGEEALAWLRELAAAHPEG; this is encoded by the coding sequence ATGTCCGATCCCGCTGCAGCCTCTTCCGCCGATCTGGTCTCGGCGGTCCGCGAAGCTTTGTCCGTCGAAGGGCCACTGGCCCATGCCGACGACGGCTTCATGCCGCGCGAGCCGCAGAACCGGCTGGCGCAGGCCGTGGCCGAGGCCATCGAGCGGCGCGAGGCCCTGGTGGCGGAGGCGGGCACCGGCGTGGGCAAGACCTACGCCTATCTGCTGCCGGTGTTGCTGTCCGGCCGCCGCACCCTGGTCAGCACGGCCACGAAGAGCCTGCAGGACCAGCTCTTCTTCCGCGATCTGCCCCGGCTGCGCGACATCCTGAAGTTGCCGGTGACCGTGGCGTTGCTCAAGGGGCGGGCCAGCTACCTGTGCCGGCACCGGTTGATGCTGGCCCGAGAGGGCGCCACTTTGCCGGACCGCTATGCGGTGCGGGCGCTGTCGCGCATCGAGACCTGGGCTCAGGCCACCAGCAGCGGCGACATCGGCGAACTCGAAGGTCTGGACGAGCGCTCCGAGGTCATCCCCCTGGTCACCTCCACCCGCGACAACTGCCTGGGCAGCGAGTGCGGCGAGTACCACGCCTGTCATGTCATGAAGGCCCGCCGCGAGGCCATGGCCGCCGACGTGGTGGTGGTCAACCACCATCTCTTCTTCGCCGATCTGGCCCTGCGCGACAGCGGCGTGGCCGAGCTGTTGCCCACGGTGGACATCGCCGTGTTCGACGAGGCCCACCAGATGGTGGAGGCCGGGGTGCAATTCCTGGGCCAGACCCTGGGGACCGGCCAGGTCCATGACTTCGCTCAGGATCTGCTGGCCGCAGGGCAGCAGCAGGCCCGCGGTCAGGCCCCCTGGATCGACATCGCTGCCGTCTGCGAGCAGGCCGCCAAGGCCTTGCGGCTGGCGGTGGCCGGCCCCCATCGCGAACCCAAGGGGGTGCTGCGGCTGCGCTGGGACGAGGTGGCGGGTGGCGGCCGCCAGGCCCTGCTGGATCAGGGGCTGAGCGGCTTGGCCGAAGCCTTGCGGGTGGCTGCTGCTGCGCTGGAGCTGGTGGCCGCCAGCTCCCCCGACTTCGTGCGCCTGCAGTCCCGTGCGCAGGCCCTGCAGGCCCAGGTGGCGCGCTTCGGGCTGGAGACGCCGCCGGAGCGGGTGCGCTGGGTCGATCTGACGCCGCACCAGGCCCGGTTGATCGAATCGCCGCTGGACATCCGCAGCATGATGGGCGAGCAGCGCGCCCAGGGTCACCGCGCCTGGGTCTTCACCTCGGCCACGCTGGGCGACGACGAAGCCTTGAGCTGGTTCAGCGAGGCCGCTGGCCTGGACGATGCCCGCAAGTTGCGGGTGGGCAGCCCATTTGCCTATGCCGAGCATGCGCGGGTCTATGTGCCGCCGCGCTTTCCCCAGCCCAACGAGGCGGCCCACCCGGTGATGGTGGGGCGGGCCTCTGCGCACTGCGCCCATGCGCTGGGCGGGCGCACGTTCGTGCTCACCACCACGCTGCGCGCCATGCGCACCGTGGCCGAGGCCCTGCAAAAGGAGTTGGAGAGCCTGGGCAGTTCACTGGAAGTGCTGGTGCAGGGCAGCGCGGCCAAGCGCAGTCTGCTGCAGCGCTTCCAGGAAGGGCGCTGTGTGCTGGTGGGCTCGGCCAGCTTCTGGGAGGGCATCGACGTGCCCGGCGAGGCGCTGCAGTGCGTGGTGATTGACAAGTTGCCCTTTCCGCCGCCGAACGATCCGCTGGTGGAGGCCCGCGTGCGCCAGCTCAAGAGCCAGGGGCGGGACGCCTTCAACGACTACTTCGTGGCCGAGGCCGCCATCGCGCTCAAGCAGGGGGCCGGACGCCTGATCCGAACCGAGACTGACCGCGGTCTGCTGGTGCTCTGCGATGTGCGTCTTCTGCAGGCCCGCTACGGCGGGCGCTTGCTGTCCGCCCTGCCGCCGATGACCATGCTGTCCAGCGGTGAAGAGGCCCTGGCCTGGCTGCGCGAGTTGGCCGCGGCGCATCCGGAGGGCTGA